The genomic window AACTGTGCTCATTTTCTATGCATCTGGGAATCAGCGGTAGTAATTAGCACATTTTAAATGTGCTGAATAACATTAGGCATGTGGGAACTATTTTAACTGCTTTGTAAACTACATATCTGATAATATCTTATTAAACGATATTCTTGAAGttgaaaatctcagttttaATTATTCTTGAATCAAGAATAGGAATTCAAGGTAAGGAAATCAAGGTAAGGAAACAACTTTGCAGtagataaatttaatttttaatactgGAAAACTTTTTACAAACAGCAGATTTCAGAGGAACTTATGAAAGCTCCAAAAATTGAGCAGAAAAGTTCCTTCATTCCTTACAGCCTGAACTCATGCATTAttatatgctttctttttctccagctctGTGTTTTATCTGCAATATACAATCAGATGCAGCATAAAATCTTACTCCTCACTGTGTGCATGTTAGGTATTAGCACTATTAGTATATTAGttacatttacatatataaCAAATTAGCACTAGTTTGCTCTGATGGTGTGGTTGAAACTAGGATTCTGGATCCGGTAGCATGAGGTACTACTCTGTGAAAGGCATGTGGTTTGGGAATCTAAAGAGATATTCCCAACCGTGTGTTCAAAGATATTTGGTATAGAATGGTTTTGGGTGTAGAATGTTCCAATTGCTGGCTTTTctactgttttatttccattaaatgTTGTAAACTATAGAAAATAGACACGAGTACCCGAAAGctaattttattctttgttgtGTTTAAATAGAAGCACTTGATAGTTATTCTGTCTTATAAAATTCAAGAGCTTTCGTAAGACAATAGCTCTTTCCTCTTTAATTTTGCTCTTCTGGTTGTCTAGAAAGACATATTTATGCTGCACTGAGCTCAACAGGGACAACAGGGTACTTGAGACACTGTGCAAATACGCTTCCTCACTGAATCCAGCTTCTTTGGCCTTGTCTGCATGAGTAAGTAAAACCGCAGTGAAATCCTTCCATGTGGGACCCAGAAGTTCctgtaatgaaaaacaaatctcaaGTAGATATCTTTTCTTGTTCACTTCACCCAATCCCACCTCATATACTTATGTATTAACAGACCAGAGTATGTTCTTTTCCTGGCAGTAATCCAATTCATGCTATTTGAGTTGCTGAAATTTCAGGGGGTTTTGACCTTTGAAGAAAATGACGTCCCCAAATAGTGGAAATAAGTGGTCATGCAGTGCTAGCGGTTCTTTGTTCTCCTGCTACAGGTGTTAATAgagttaatatatatatacatatatatgtgtgtgtgtgtaaataagGAAAATGGTTGTTAGCTACAGCACATATCAGCATAACATGTAAAATTCAAGTAGTTTATTGTTTCTACATAtctatatttctatttatagaAGCTCTTTGGAAAAGCTTTTACAAATCACATTgcatagaataaataaataacacatttttctaTAACGCTGATTTCAGTAACAGCTTTATACCCTAAAACTGAACTGTTCCCAGCAATtcaggaaaaacacaaatcaaatgCATCAACTTAAATGACAGCTGGGGAGTTTGTCTGTAACTGCAGTGGTCCATCTGATGGTGGGGAATTTAGaaaataagctgtttttttaaactcttgCAGATTAGATGTTTACTGTATTTTGGTATAAGTTCTCTTAGGAAGAGTTGAGGTATAGGTTTTAGGGAGAGGGAGTAGTGCCTTGATTTTCTGTGTACTCAGATGAATTGGTGCTAACATTAATTCTGAAATCAATATCTACCACTTTCCTAATTCATTAGActattaaaatagaaatcaaaagagattaaaataagTCTTCTGTATGAATTACTGATATACCATCCTTAATATGCAGAGGATTATTGCGAGAACTGAATGCTAAAGGTAGTCCTTATGGTAATTTATTATGCAATGACATACTGAAATATAACAATTGTATTCCCAGCGCTCAGACAGCTGTCCTGCCCTGTTTGTTAGCGGCTGATGAAATCATAGCACCTAGTGTTTTAAGGGGTTAATAACTAAAATAAGCTGAGAGTCGGTTACAATCACAAAACAGAATTAAGTgttgttttctcacttttttaaCATGCTTTATTTCATCTCCAGTGGGGGTTTTTGTAGCTTCATTAAAGGAGAAGGGTATCCTGGCATCCCTTAAACTTTTAATGCCCACATGGACTTGATCCATGCTTAGGGTAAAAATATTAGCAAAAAATATCGAGTCCTCTTACGTATCTTGAAGTATAGAGGCATGGGAGaactgaataaagaaaaaaggtaatgctgagaacaaatatatatgtCATCTGGCAATGAGGAAAAGTGCTGTGAAAACTTAACAACTAACTCAAACTACTGGGAAAATGAGGAGTAGCCTAGCAGTACAGAGTAATCATGAGGAAAGTCAGAACAACTTGAactggtgtgtgtatatatatctatatatttttaggTAATGTCATTACTGCAGGTGATAGTACTTGATGCGCCAGGAAGTCCCTTTCAGTCTTAAAGATTTTTAGAAAGTTAATCTGTGTAAGATGGATGTGAAGTGTAATACCCAGACTTTAAAAATGgttgaaagcctttttttttttttgtaactcgTATAAACAAACCTCTTTGATCTGATCAGATAGACAAACTGAGCAGAATCCCTTTGGTCTCCTTTTCAATGAAGTATATGCATGGTGATGAAAACAtttccacagaaaagaaagccaTCCCATTTCAGTGTCTCTCCCTCCCGCTTTTCTTACctacttccaaaaaaaatttCCCCCAGAGGAGAgattcaaaatatttgcttcGAGCCCGTTATGCTAGAAATTTTCATTACCTAGCGTAAATTTAAGGGAATTGTCTAGTTATTCTCTCTTGAACAGACACAGCAGTAATAATAGTGCAGGACAGAGCTGAGCATCCTTACCCTAGGTCAGTCAGATTTCCTGCATGACTTTGGACCTGTCATATTCTGCTTCGGGCTGTGTTGTATCCTATACAGAGCACAGAAGAGTAAGGTAACCAGACCTTTGCTTCGTATAATGGTTCTCTTTAACAAGCTAGATCTGTCATAGTAAACCTTTAACTCATTTCTGAGAGAGAAGCTTGCTTTGATGGGTAAATTTAATTCCTAAATCCTGTTGTGCTGAGTCCAAGTACAGCAGACAGCAGTTGTTAGCTCTCTTCTCGGTTTAGTGTGAGAAGTGTAGCTCTGGTTTACAGTTTTGGAGTTGGGCACGGTGTGTATTTCAAATAGTGGATAGGGAAATGTTCCCATTTTCAGCTGCACTTCTCTAACTTGCTTCTGCAGTGAACTCCTCCATAGCTATTTTCAGCCACAAAGAGCCCCCGTTGTGGGCAGAGGCTTCTTCCTATTTCCTTATTTGTTACCTGGATGAACTGAACGGTGTGTTCGTTCTCATCGGGACACAGAGGCAGGTCAGCCCGCAGGACCAGAAGGGCTAGATGCAGGCCTTCCTCCCTGAAGTGCTGAGCCAGGGCTGATCGCACCATCTCTCTCACCCGCTCCTTGCTCAGGCTGCTGTGGGGGAAGCCTGGAGTGTCAAGCACCCGCACACGGAGGGCGAGCTCGCAGCCATTGCGCCGTGTGATCCCCGAAATGTGGCAGCTGTGGCCCAGGCTGCAAAATGTAGTCACGGAGCTGGGGGAGAGCCGGCTTTCGAAGTCATCGCTGCCTAGCAGGCTGTTCCCAGCAGCGCTTTTGCCAGTCTGAGTCCTTCCAAGGACGACAAGGTTGATTGTCATCTTGTTGCTGCCTGCCATTGTCGATGCTTTTAGCCACAAACCTGTCATTAAGTGAAGAACAAATAACGTGAGCTGTTTGAGACGCCAACTTTAAAAACACTCCAGCAAAAATGGCAAAACTTGGTGTCTTTTGAGTGTCCTTCCCTGCCTGAAATATCTATTTACTATTGCTAGACATTCAATACACCACACGCATACCTCTGATCCAAGGACACGGCTTTGGCCTCCAGTTTGCTGCTCGGGAAGAGCGAGACTCCCTGGTAGCTTGGTGGGCTGCCCTCCTACGCTGGTGGAGAGTGAGGAGCTGGGAAAGAGTCAGATCTGAGGAGCTttaggaagaaataaagcagataaATTTAAGGAGAGGCAACAAacaaggagagcaggagctgagaAACAACCATGGAAAACAGCGTTGTGGGAGAGTGTTttatgaaaagaaggaaaattaggGGAGGAAGAATTGACAAATGTGTGCTGCTGATACTAGGTGACTATTTCAAGAAGTAAATCTTCACATGCttttaagaggggaaaaagggtgGTATGGAAGAAGTAGCTTTTAAAGGAGCACTTTTCCCACACTGGAGACTGATACTAAAGCTGTAAGAGACAATAATTCAGAAGAGCTTTCTGATGCAGGTAAACAAATACAGGAAGGATGTCTTAGTGaagaaagaaaggctgaaataGCTAACACTGCAGATCCTAACTCCAGGTCAAACTGGAACTTTGGAAATCTATACAGTCTTTCACAGCACAGTGGGAAATAAAAGTGTAAGCTAGTGAATAGAGAGGGGAGATGGGTAAGTATTGTTTCCAGTTAGTATAACTCTTCATAAATAAGccatctcattttcttcttttctgtaatCCAGTGTCCAAAGGGGTTTGATGCACATTAATTGTCTCAGAGGAATATTGGTTGATTAAGTTCAGAGatttttcagatggaaaagCAATTAGTAAGTAAGCAGCTGATTTCAAGCTATCAGTGACACCTGAATTTAaagtttttgtatttctttatttttattttttaatgtactgcATTTATGTACTCAGACTGTGGGTAACTTTACAGTGGAAATGtctgcatttaattttagatttttgCATATGCAGTTTAGGGATTCTCCTTTATATCAAATCCATGCCCAAATCAGTCTTTTGAAAAAACTTAAGTACAAAGCCAAACATGCGAGATCTATTACTGTAACATTACTTTTGTTACAGACAACACTGAACACTGTATATGATCGTACAGAATTTGCTATTTGTGAGCTTTTTGTGAATTTTTCCATGATCCACTTCCCTTTTTTCTTAAGAATACCTACCTATTCCCTTTAAAAAAGACACCTTATGAAATGGTTGTCGTCAGTTATTCATCAATCTAGATGGGTATTGTATTCATTTTTCGTAACATAATGATATGATATGGAGGACATGAATTCatgcattcctttttttttttcccctagtcaTAATCaaagatttttgttctttttttttccctatatgcAGTCTATACATAAATGCTTAGTTTAAATTCATGTTATGTAGCTTACCTTATATTCCCTGAAATTCTTCTTTCATTGTCTCGTAATCCATGTGTGCTGAGTAAAAAGACGTTCATAGGTGAACTTTGAAACTAACAACAGCAACGTACCATGCTGAAACTGTTACGTACACATTAATCTGGTTAATCTATTACTGATAGATCCTCATTCAATTGGATACATTTGGTCTGCACTTGACAGTGTCAATTGAATTTGCAAGTTAGATGCAAATGCGGATTTTGCA from Anas acuta chromosome 4, bAnaAcu1.1, whole genome shotgun sequence includes these protein-coding regions:
- the GIMD1 gene encoding GTPase IMAP family member GIMD1 isoform X1, giving the protein MNVFLLSTHGLRDNERRISGNISSSDLTLSQLLTLHQRRRAAHQATRESRSSRAANWRPKPCPWIRGLWLKASTMAGSNKMTINLVVLGRTQTGKSAAGNSLLGSDDFESRLSPSSVTTFCSLGHSCHISGITRRNGCELALRVRVLDTPGFPHSSLSKERVREMVRSALAQHFREEGLHLALLVLRADLPLCPDENEHTVQFIQELLGPTWKDFTAVLLTHADKAKEAGFSEEAYLHSVSSTLLSLLSSVQHKYVFLDNQKSKIKEERAIVLRKLLNFIRQNNYQVLLFKHNKE
- the GIMD1 gene encoding GTPase IMAP family member GIMD1 isoform X2 produces the protein MAGSNKMTINLVVLGRTQTGKSAAGNSLLGSDDFESRLSPSSVTTFCSLGHSCHISGITRRNGCELALRVRVLDTPGFPHSSLSKERVREMVRSALAQHFREEGLHLALLVLRADLPLCPDENEHTVQFIQELLGPTWKDFTAVLLTHADKAKEAGFSEEAYLHSVSSTLLSLLSSVQHKYVFLDNQKSKIKEERAIVLRKLLNFIRQNNYQVLLFKHNKE